The following coding sequences lie in one Hydrogenophaga sp. PBL-H3 genomic window:
- a CDS encoding sodium-dependent bicarbonate transport family permease yields MSNLLDPAILFFVFGVLAGTVKSNLEIPPQISRFLSLYLLMALGLKGGFSLAESGLTAEVAITLGLAVLLAVLIPAISYQLLKQRLGGFDAAAIAATYGSVSAVTFITTVQYLESHATAFGGHMAAAMALMESPAIIMAVLFANTLRQTSAASVSCGGTLALAGTPLRAGKILHESFTDGAQLLLLGAMAIGMVTGEAGKAVMAPFSTDLFKGMLAFFLLDMGLMAARNLGGLQGKPLWLLAYAVLAPLAHAALALALAWAAEVSPGNGALLMVLAASASYIAVPAVLRHAIPEAQPALYFGMSLGITFPFNIVVGIPLYVGIAQRVLG; encoded by the coding sequence ATGTCCAACCTGCTCGACCCCGCCATCCTGTTCTTCGTCTTCGGTGTGCTGGCCGGCACCGTCAAATCCAACCTGGAAATCCCGCCCCAGATCTCCCGCTTCCTCTCGCTCTACCTGCTGATGGCGTTGGGCCTGAAGGGCGGCTTTTCACTCGCCGAGTCGGGGCTCACTGCCGAGGTGGCCATCACCCTGGGCCTCGCGGTGTTGCTGGCTGTCCTGATACCAGCCATCAGCTACCAGCTGCTCAAGCAGCGGCTAGGAGGATTCGATGCAGCGGCCATTGCCGCGACCTATGGATCGGTCAGCGCCGTCACCTTCATCACCACCGTGCAGTACCTCGAGAGCCATGCCACGGCGTTCGGCGGTCACATGGCCGCGGCGATGGCCTTGATGGAGTCACCCGCGATCATCATGGCGGTGCTGTTCGCCAACACCTTGCGCCAGACATCGGCGGCGAGCGTCTCCTGCGGCGGCACGCTCGCGCTGGCCGGCACACCGCTCCGCGCGGGCAAGATCCTGCATGAGTCTTTCACCGACGGCGCCCAGTTGCTCCTGCTGGGCGCCATGGCCATCGGCATGGTCACGGGCGAGGCCGGGAAAGCGGTGATGGCGCCGTTTTCGACCGATCTGTTCAAGGGCATGCTGGCCTTCTTCCTGCTCGACATGGGGCTGATGGCTGCGCGCAACCTGGGCGGCCTCCAGGGAAAGCCGCTGTGGCTGCTGGCTTACGCCGTGCTCGCGCCGCTGGCCCATGCCGCGCTGGCGCTCGCCCTGGCATGGGCGGCCGAGGTGAGCCCGGGCAACGGCGCGCTGCTGATGGTGCTGGCGGCCAGCGCCTCGTACATCGCCGTACCCGCCGTGCTGCGCCACGCCATCCCCGAGGCGCAACCGGCGCTGTACTTCGGCATGTCGCTGGGCATCACCTTTCCGTTCAACATCGTGGTGGGCATCCCCTTGTACGTCGGCATCGCGCAGCGCGTGCTGGGGTGA